The Bacillaceae bacterium IKA-2 DNA window AGCGGCGACTTTTGCGATACAGCCTTCTATCCAAAAAAGTTTTCAAACCATTTTAGAGCAAATACAAGCAAACATCATCAGTGCCATTTTAGCTATTACTTTTGTGTTAACTTTCGGGCACCATCCTGTTGTTGTTGGTGTTGTTGTCATTATCGTTATTGCAATAAACCTTAAACTAAAGATGGAATCAATTATTCCTCTAGCTGTGGTAACAGTAATTATCATTATGGAGAGCCCAACTGGTGATTTTATTAGTTTTGCAGCAAGTAGATTTTCTCTGATTCTAATTGGTGTGCTTTCTGCCTTTATTATTAATTTATTTTTTATCCCACCAAAGCACGAAACTCAGCTTTATCATAAGATACATGATAGTACAGAAATCATAATTGAGTGGATAAACCTTTTAACAAGGCATGATGCGAAACAAAAAGTGTTAAAAAAAGATTTAGCAATGCTGAAAGATTCAACGGTTAAAATTTATAATTTATTCCTTTTGTATAAGGAAGAACGGAATTTTTTAAAGAAAAGTAAGTATTCGAAGGCTAGGAAAGTCGTCTTGTTTCGGCAGATGCTAGCGACATTAAATAAAGCTTTAACAATTTTAAAAGCTTTAAATCGTCGTGAAAATGAGCTCCATCACCTACCTGAGCAATTACAAACTGCAATAAGAACACGACTTGACTGTTTAACAAACTATCACGAACGAATTTTGCTTAAATATGCAGGGAAAGTTAAAACAGATACTAGCGATGATCTTGAGGAAGCGTGTATTGGTAAACAAGAATTAACAGAGTTGTTTATGGCTTTTTATAAGAAAAAAGATATTGACTCTGAAGAATGGCTCCACCTATTCCCAATTGTTGCCCACATAGTCGAGTATGGCGACCAGCTTGAATATTTAGATAAGCTTTTAAACATCTTTTTCACATATCACATAAATGAAAATGAAGTAGACATTAAAGAAAGAGATGATTAAAAAAACGGCACCTAAAGTTACCTTTAGGTGCCGCTTTTAATTGTCTAGCTCCTGAACTTTTCTTGATTACTTTACTTCAAAGAGCTTACGATAAGTTCCATTTTTTCGGATCAGTTCCTCATGGGTACCAACCTCAGTTATTTCACCATTTTCTAAAACAACGATTTTATCCGCATGGGTTACAGTCGAAAGCCGATGAGCGACAATAAAAGTAGTCCGATTTTTTGCTAATCTCTCTAGGGCAACTTGAATCCAATGCTCACTTTCCGTATCTAACGAAGAGGTTGCTTCATCAAAAATTAATATTTTCGGACTTTTCAAGAAAACTCTAGCAATGGCAATTCTCTGCTTTTGTCCTCCTGAAAGCTTAACTCCCCGTTCACCTATTTCAGTTTCATACCCATTAGATAGTCCCATAATAAATTCATGTGCGTCCGCAGCTTTTGCAGCAGCAACTAATTCTTCACGTGTCGCCTCAGGTTTCCCCATTAAAATATTAAACTTTACCGACTCACTAAAAATAATGTTATCTTGTAAGACCATTCCAATTTGATCTCTTAACGACCTAACTTTTAAATTTCGAATATCCTCTCCATCAAGAAGAATTCGCCCTTTCGTTACATCGTAAAACCTTGGCAGCAAGCCCACTAGCGTACTTTTTCCACCGCCACTCATACCAACGAAGGCAACTGTTTCTCCACTTTTAATACTTAAGTGAACATCCTTTAAAATTGGCTCATTCTCATTGTCATATGAAAACGATACGTGATCAAATTGAATGTCACCCCTTACTTCTTTTACGTCTTTTGCCTTTGGACTATCAACGATATCATATTTTTCATCCATAAATTCAAAAACCCGATCCATCGAAGCAACTGCCTGAGTCAGTGTTGTTGAAGAATTTACAAGACGTCTTAACGGGTTGTAAAGCCTGTCTATATAAGCAATAAAGGCGACCATTGCACCTAAGCTTAGCTCACCATTGATAACGAGGATCCCGGCAAATCCAATAACGAACAAAGGCGCAATATCAGTAATCGTATTAACAACTGCGAACGTTTTCGCATTCCACTTAGTATGGTCAATTGCTTTTAATAAAAAATTATAGTTTCGTTTATCAAACTCTTTTTGTTCATAGTCTTCTAGTGCAAAGCTTCGAATCACGGTCATCCCTTGCAATCTTTCATGAAGATGGCCCTGTACTTCTGCTAGTGCTTGAGACCTGAATTTTGTTAGTGAGCGTAAACGACTATAAAAGAACTTAATCGAAAAAGCGTAAAATGGTAGTAGTACAATCGAAACTAATGTTAACTTAACATTCATCGTAAACATTATCATAATAGCAACAACAATCGTAAATAGATCCAACCAAACATTCATTAAACCCGTAATAATAAAACTTTTTGTTTGTTCAACATCGTGAATGACCCTTGAAATAATTTCTCCAGATTTCCGATTCGAATAAAAACGGAGGCTTAATTTTTGGATATGTAAAAAAAGTTGATCACGAATATCATATAGAATTTTACTGCTCGTCCATTGGGCAAAATATTGACGGTAGTATTCAATCGGGGGTCTAAAAATGATTAAAATAACAAAGACTATACCCATTATCCATGCTAATTCTGTCGTCTTTTCTACACTAGTTAAATGGTCTGCATCGATAATATTATCGATGACATGCATAATAATTAGCGGCATCGCTAATGGAATTCCAAATTTCAGCATGCCAATTATTATTGTCCCGATAATTTCTTTTGTATATGGTTTTACGAAAAGTAAATAGCGCTTTATACTATTCAGAAGTACTCACCTCAGAAGAATTTCAAAATAAACGTGGGCGTCGTAAAGCAAATAGCTGATTAGTATGACGCAAAATAGACCGTAATACTAATCAATTATTTTCTTGGAGATGCCTTAGCCATGACTTTTAGAAAAAATCTAGGCTAAAAGGTTTAAAAAGGATGTTCACTATACTAATCACGGTGTTGCAGAAATCTCTCATACCACATTTCAATAAAATCAGGATCGAAAGGACCTTTTCGTTGCGTAATCCAGCTGATTAGCTCCGCTACACTTGCTTGAAGAATATTATCGATAGCTGCAGGATAATTCATTAGTTTTCGATGCTCTTCATACTCATCTTCATCTAAAATAACGTAAGTCATATCAGGAAACACTTTAATATCAAGATCATAATCAATATATTTTAATGCTTCATTATCCCACGTGAAAGGCGTCCCAAGATTACAATAATAATAAATGCCATCTGAACGGATCATCCCAATTGTATTAAACCATTTTTCTGAATCAAAATAGCAAATAGCTGGCTCACGAGTCCGCCAATGCCTGCCATCGGATTCTTTTACTAAAATACGATCATTTCCACCTATTACAACATTTGACGTCCCTTTTAACACTATCGTTTCTTCCCAAATTCGATGTAGTGATCCATCATGTTTATAGCTTTGAACTTGTATGCTGCTTCCTGTCTTTGGGAAACTCATTTCTTACTCCTTTCTGTATTATTCTGGACGTCGGTGAGTCACCATCCTATCATTTCTATCGAGATACAATTCAACTTCAAGTTCACTAGACAAATAATGCCTGATTAAATAGTAGCTGATTTCCCCATAGCAGTTTCCGGGGATAATAGGTTCTTCACCGTTCTCCTGTATATACATGTCTACTGCTCTTTGAACGTGATCAATTTGCATAGGGAGTTCAGCTGTTTCAAATATTTCAAACGTTTCTTTTGACATATAAAAAGGACGATTGGGTATTCCTTTCAAGGTTGTTTTTAATTGCTCAAAATCAATCGAGTAATCATCTAAAACGACTGCTCGCAATGATATACCTGGTTCTAGCCCATCCGCATATATATTAATTGCTTGTCTAACTTGTTCTAATGTTACTTCAATAATTTGATCATTTTTTCTTTTCTGCTCTTTCCTTTTTTCGTTTTTGAAAAAAATTGAACTCACCTCCTATGCAAATATTTGAACAACATTCCTCATCCAAGCATTTTTTTCTATCAATTACATTATACAATTTTAAAAGTTATATTGGAATGGAACAGTCTCCTTTTTATTGAGCAGCCGAAAAAAGTTACTACATACTGCTTCGTTAAACAAAAAAAAGCACTCCTCATTTTAATGAGGAATGCTTTTTGAGTTACTGTTGTTGGTTTTGCTTCTTTTGAGCAGATTGTTGGTTTTGTTGACGAACTTGTTGAGCATCTGTTTCGCTAGCAAATTCTTGGCTTTGTCCTTGAGCCGAATTTGCATTTTGTTGTTTTACTTTTTGTGCGTTAGTTTTCGCTGGATTTTGATTTTGATTTTGATTTTGATTTTGATTTTGATTTTGATTCATGTGTATCACCTCCACATGAATTAATATCCCCGCGGAAAATATTTTTATCCTTAAGGTTTAAATGGATTTTTTAAAAAATAATATGATAGCTATATATTTACACTAACAATGAAATTCCACCATCAACAATGATCGTCTGGCCTCTAATCATCGATGCTTCGTCTGATAACAAAAACATCACTGTATTTGTTATATCTGTTACTGTAACGATCCTTCCTGCAGGAGTACGATTTAAAGTATATTCTAACATTTCTTCCCGATTAGGAAAGTGAGTAAGCGCTTCTGTATCAACCGCACCACCAGATACCGCATTGACAACAATATTCTTCGAAGCGAGCTCTACCGCCAAATATCTTGTTAAAGCTTCTAAGGCTGCTTTTGAAACACCGACTAGCGTAT harbors:
- a CDS encoding aromatic acid exporter family protein, whose amino-acid sequence is MKLGARIFKTGLSITLSLYVAMFFNLEPPMYAAIAATFAIQPSIQKSFQTILEQIQANIISAILAITFVLTFGHHPVVVGVVVIIVIAINLKLKMESIIPLAVVTVIIIMESPTGDFISFAASRFSLILIGVLSAFIINLFFIPPKHETQLYHKIHDSTEIIIEWINLLTRHDAKQKVLKKDLAMLKDSTVKIYNLFLLYKEERNFLKKSKYSKARKVVLFRQMLATLNKALTILKALNRRENELHHLPEQLQTAIRTRLDCLTNYHERILLKYAGKVKTDTSDDLEEACIGKQELTELFMAFYKKKDIDSEEWLHLFPIVAHIVEYGDQLEYLDKLLNIFFTYHINENEVDIKERDD
- a CDS encoding DUF402 domain-containing protein, which codes for MSFPKTGSSIQVQSYKHDGSLHRIWEETIVLKGTSNVVIGGNDRILVKESDGRHWRTREPAICYFDSEKWFNTIGMIRSDGIYYYCNLGTPFTWDNEALKYIDYDLDIKVFPDMTYVILDEDEYEEHRKLMNYPAAIDNILQASVAELISWITQRKGPFDPDFIEMWYERFLQHRD
- a CDS encoding DUF3939 domain-containing protein, producing MSSIFFKNEKRKEQKRKNDQIIEVTLEQVRQAINIYADGLEPGISLRAVVLDDYSIDFEQLKTTLKGIPNRPFYMSKETFEIFETAELPMQIDHVQRAVDMYIQENGEEPIIPGNCYGEISYYLIRHYLSSELEVELYLDRNDRMVTHRRPE
- a CDS encoding ABC transporter ATP-binding protein — translated: MNSIKRYLLFVKPYTKEIIGTIIIGMLKFGIPLAMPLIIMHVIDNIIDADHLTSVEKTTELAWIMGIVFVILIIFRPPIEYYRQYFAQWTSSKILYDIRDQLFLHIQKLSLRFYSNRKSGEIISRVIHDVEQTKSFIITGLMNVWLDLFTIVVAIMIMFTMNVKLTLVSIVLLPFYAFSIKFFYSRLRSLTKFRSQALAEVQGHLHERLQGMTVIRSFALEDYEQKEFDKRNYNFLLKAIDHTKWNAKTFAVVNTITDIAPLFVIGFAGILVINGELSLGAMVAFIAYIDRLYNPLRRLVNSSTTLTQAVASMDRVFEFMDEKYDIVDSPKAKDVKEVRGDIQFDHVSFSYDNENEPILKDVHLSIKSGETVAFVGMSGGGKSTLVGLLPRFYDVTKGRILLDGEDIRNLKVRSLRDQIGMVLQDNIIFSESVKFNILMGKPEATREELVAAAKAADAHEFIMGLSNGYETEIGERGVKLSGGQKQRIAIARVFLKSPKILIFDEATSSLDTESEHWIQVALERLAKNRTTFIVAHRLSTVTHADKIVVLENGEITEVGTHEELIRKNGTYRKLFEVK
- a CDS encoding gamma-type small acid-soluble spore protein; translation: MNQNQNQNQNQNQNQNPAKTNAQKVKQQNANSAQGQSQEFASETDAQQVRQQNQQSAQKKQNQQQ